One segment of Pseudodesulfovibrio sp. 5S69 DNA contains the following:
- a CDS encoding GNAT family N-acetyltransferase: MHIRLGTDNDVAAIRAVEHAAFRNHPQHAPGAEPTEHLIVDALRSASRLSLSLVAEDRGEVTGHVALSPAVVGEDGQGWYMLGPVGVSPGRQGRGIGSALVREALRIIRDQGARGVVLVGDPAYYGRFGFRAWPGLIMDGVPQENVLAVSLDGREPEGGVRADPAFLVTADE, encoded by the coding sequence ATGCATATACGCTTGGGAACAGACAACGACGTCGCCGCCATCCGCGCGGTCGAACACGCTGCCTTCCGCAACCATCCCCAGCACGCGCCCGGGGCCGAACCTACCGAACACCTGATCGTCGACGCCCTGCGCAGCGCGAGCCGCCTGAGCCTGTCACTGGTGGCCGAAGACCGAGGGGAAGTGACGGGGCACGTGGCCCTGTCTCCGGCCGTCGTAGGCGAGGACGGACAGGGCTGGTACATGCTCGGCCCGGTGGGCGTATCGCCCGGCCGGCAGGGGCGGGGCATCGGTTCCGCCCTGGTCCGCGAGGCCCTTCGCATCATCCGGGACCAGGGCGCGCGCGGCGTGGTTCTGGTCGGCGACCCGGCCTATTACGGACGGTTCGGCTTTCGCGCATGGCCGGGGCTTATCATGGACGGCGTGCCGCAGGAGAACGTCCTGGCCGTATCCCTGGACGGGCGAGAGCCCGAAGGGGGCGTTCGGGCCGATCCGGCGTTCCTGGTGACCGCCGACGAGTGA
- a CDS encoding protein tolB: protein MKRITTLFASLVLVCLTAAFASAQGPLTVDIHGPGQRMVNITLLPPKGLDGQPVPEAAAKAFADLVSNDLGYIPFLKLVPASQLLGGDPSHGVTAQDIDFKPFQLARVDLCMTTGWNGQYLEARVYETFSGRRVVGKAYRDVADKLPLVADRFCSAFLEALTGKKGFFDSPIAFVKQMGKTKEIFTVLPQGRALTQITDLGGYNLSPAWSANGGQLAFTHIGNERHELCIYDSKTQKIRRIAKGLGDTVISPVYGPGDVLYASLNLNGTTNIYELSKSFKVGKRLAGSPYIDVSPSFDRTGSKMVFTSGRAGNPHVYLLDMKSGQVRRVTTTGKYNTHPCLSPDGRYVAYTHQTSDGHRIFLHDLETGREKQLTFGPGNDEYPAFGPDGYFVAFASSRTGQYQLYLTTRHGDTPHKISTGKGAAFAPAWDTSLQW from the coding sequence ATGAAACGGATAACGACACTCTTTGCCTCATTGGTTCTCGTCTGCCTCACGGCCGCGTTCGCGTCGGCTCAGGGCCCCCTGACTGTGGACATCCACGGTCCCGGCCAGCGCATGGTCAACATCACCCTGCTCCCGCCCAAGGGGCTCGACGGCCAGCCGGTGCCCGAAGCCGCCGCCAAGGCCTTCGCGGATCTGGTGTCCAACGACCTCGGCTACATTCCGTTCCTCAAGCTGGTCCCGGCGAGCCAGTTGCTCGGCGGCGACCCGAGTCACGGCGTGACCGCCCAGGACATTGATTTCAAGCCCTTCCAACTGGCCCGGGTGGACCTGTGCATGACCACGGGCTGGAACGGCCAGTACCTCGAGGCCCGCGTGTACGAGACATTCAGCGGCCGGCGGGTCGTGGGCAAGGCCTACCGCGACGTGGCCGACAAGCTGCCCCTGGTGGCCGATCGCTTCTGTTCCGCCTTCCTGGAGGCCCTGACCGGCAAGAAGGGGTTCTTTGATTCGCCCATCGCCTTCGTCAAGCAGATGGGCAAGACCAAGGAGATCTTCACCGTCCTGCCCCAGGGCAGGGCCCTTACGCAGATCACCGATCTGGGCGGGTACAACCTGAGCCCGGCCTGGTCCGCCAACGGCGGCCAGCTCGCCTTCACCCATATCGGCAACGAGCGCCACGAACTGTGCATCTACGACAGCAAGACGCAGAAGATCCGGCGCATCGCCAAGGGGCTGGGCGACACGGTCATCAGCCCGGTCTACGGGCCCGGCGACGTGCTCTACGCCTCTCTTAACCTGAACGGGACGACCAACATCTACGAACTGAGCAAGTCCTTCAAAGTCGGCAAGCGGCTGGCCGGAAGCCCGTATATCGACGTTTCGCCGAGCTTCGACCGCACCGGCTCCAAGATGGTCTTCACCTCGGGCAGGGCGGGCAACCCGCACGTCTACCTCCTGGATATGAAGTCCGGGCAGGTCCGGCGCGTGACCACCACGGGCAAGTACAACACCCATCCGTGTCTGAGTCCGGACGGCCGGTATGTGGCCTATACCCACCAGACCTCGGACGGGCACCGCATCTTCCTGCACGATCTCGAGACCGGACGGGAAAAGCAACTGACCTTCGGACCGGGCAACGACGAATATCCGGCCTTCGGCCCGGACGGCTACTTCGTGGCCTTCGCCTCCAGCCGGACCGGCCAGTACCAACTGTATCTGACCACCAGACATGGAGATACGCCGCACAAGATATCCACCGGCAAGGGGGCCGCTTTCGCGCCTGCCTGGGACACTTCCTTGCAGTGGTAA
- the pal gene encoding peptidoglycan-associated lipoprotein Pal: protein MKIKWYVGMVALLALSLLLFAGCAKKSTTTEPTQGQVEVKDDTQWTPPKQEEPAVDEATLAAEAQARAKAEAVQELTNVTIHFAFNSYELSDEARSILAQKANILRKYTGVNVVIEGHCDERGTEEYNLALGERRARAAYEHLVILGVEPERMKIVSFGEEYPVDPAHNETAWAKNRRDEFVVK, encoded by the coding sequence ATGAAAATTAAATGGTATGTCGGTATGGTGGCCCTCTTGGCCTTGTCCCTTCTTCTCTTTGCCGGCTGTGCAAAGAAATCCACAACCACGGAGCCGACTCAGGGTCAGGTCGAAGTAAAGGACGACACCCAGTGGACTCCGCCCAAGCAGGAAGAGCCCGCTGTCGATGAAGCCACCCTGGCCGCCGAGGCGCAGGCCCGGGCCAAGGCCGAGGCCGTCCAGGAATTGACCAACGTGACCATCCATTTTGCCTTCAATTCCTACGAGCTCAGTGATGAAGCCCGCTCCATCCTTGCCCAGAAGGCCAACATCCTGCGCAAGTACACGGGCGTCAACGTGGTCATCGAAGGCCACTGTGACGAGCGTGGCACCGAAGAGTACAACCTCGCCCTGGGCGAACGCCGTGCCCGCGCCGCCTACGAGCACCTGGTCATCCTCGGCGTGGAACCCGAACGGATGAAGATCGTCAGTTTCGGCGAGGAATACCCCGTCGACCCCGCCCACAACGAAACCGCCTGGGCCAAGAACCGCCGCGACGAGTTCGTGGTCAAATAG
- a CDS encoding phosphatidylglycerophosphatase A family protein, whose protein sequence is MSETNPLDKLALAVATLGPVGHFPKAPGTWGSLAAVVIAPSLLLALALPWRAAALLGVFILGTWACGRAETVMGKKDPGCVVVDELFGQWLALFFFQAMPLWYLAAAFALFRVFDILKPWPVKWAETAFPGGFGVMLDDGVAGLYAMGCLHLLAYLVSMIG, encoded by the coding sequence ATGTCCGAAACCAATCCCCTCGACAAACTGGCCCTCGCCGTGGCCACCCTCGGTCCCGTCGGCCACTTTCCCAAGGCCCCCGGCACCTGGGGCTCCCTGGCCGCCGTGGTGATCGCGCCCTCGCTCCTCCTGGCCCTCGCCCTGCCCTGGCGCGCCGCCGCCCTGCTCGGCGTCTTTATCCTCGGCACCTGGGCCTGTGGCCGGGCCGAGACCGTCATGGGCAAAAAGGACCCCGGCTGCGTGGTCGTGGACGAACTCTTCGGCCAATGGCTCGCCCTGTTCTTCTTCCAGGCCATGCCCCTCTGGTACCTGGCCGCCGCCTTCGCCCTGTTCCGCGTCTTCGACATCCTCAAGCCCTGGCCCGTCAAATGGGCCGAGACCGCCTTCCCCGGCGGCTTCGGGGTCATGCTCGACGACGGCGTGGCCGGACTCTACGCCATGGGCTGCCTGCATCTCCTCGCCTATCTCGTTTCGATGATCGGGTAG
- a CDS encoding GNAT family N-acetyltransferase has product MQPATGQDLPRIVDIYNSTVPTRTATADTEPVSVESKRAWFDNHVPGKRPILVERIDGEVAAWVSFESFYGRPAYGRTAEISIYIAPEYRRQGLGRRLLKEALDMTPELGIRTVVAYIFSHNEGSMRLFYSFGFEEWGRLPDIAEMDGKRYSLSILGRHVNP; this is encoded by the coding sequence ATGCAGCCCGCCACAGGACAGGATCTCCCGAGGATCGTCGACATCTATAATTCCACGGTGCCCACGCGCACTGCCACGGCCGACACCGAACCGGTCAGCGTGGAGTCCAAACGGGCCTGGTTCGACAACCACGTGCCCGGCAAGCGGCCCATCCTGGTGGAGCGCATCGACGGCGAAGTCGCGGCCTGGGTCAGCTTCGAGTCCTTTTACGGCCGCCCGGCCTATGGCCGTACCGCCGAGATCAGCATCTACATCGCCCCGGAATACCGACGGCAGGGGCTGGGCAGGCGGCTGCTCAAGGAGGCCCTGGACATGACCCCGGAACTGGGCATCCGGACCGTGGTGGCCTACATATTTTCCCACAACGAGGGGTCCATGCGGCTGTTTTACTCCTTCGGTTTCGAGGAGTGGGGCAGGCTGCCGGACATCGCCGAAATGGACGGCAAGCGCTACAGCTTGTCCATCCTGGGCAGACACGTCAATCCGTAG